The genome window AATCTACAAACCACCTTACCCAAATCAGGCACTGCAGTTATGTTTAGAGCATGAACCGCCGTGCTTACCCATCGGACGTCCGTGATGAGGAATGGGCTCTGGTGCTGCCCTATTTGACCCTCGCCCCGCTGGAAGCACCCCAGCGCAAGTACGACCTGCGCGAAGTGTTCAACGCCCTGCGCTGGATGGTTCGAACCGGTGCTCAGTGGGACTACCTGCCCCACGACTTCCCACCCCCCCATATCGTTCAGGCGCAAGCCTACCGCTGGATGAACCGGGGGGTCTTCGAAGACCTGGTACACGACCTGCGCATGACCCTGCGAATGCTCCAGGGCAAAGCCGCCCATCCCAGCGCTGCCATCTACGATGCTCGCACCCTACAGTCCACCCCGCAAAGTGGGGAGCGGGCCGGATACGATGGGTACAAACGACGCAAGGGAAGCAAAGTTCACCTGGCGGTAGATACCCTGGGGCATCTGCTGGCCCTGGTAGTAACGGCGGCCAGTGAACAGGAACGGGCCCAGGTGGGAGCCCTCAGTCAACAGGTGCAGGAAGTGACGGGGGAGCAGGTGGAAGTGGCCTTTGTGGATCAGGGTTACACTGGGGAGGAAGCGGCACAAGCGGCAGAGGCGGAAGGCATCGCCCTGTGTGTGGTCAAGGTGGAAGGGGCCAAACGAGGATTCGTGCTGCTGCCGAAGCGTTGGGTGGTGGAACGTTCGTTTGCCTGGACATCCCGGTTTCGCAGGCTGGCGCGAGACTATGAGCGGCTGGCTGAGACCTTGCGAGGTTGGCACTGGTTGGCTTTTTCGATTCTGATGACAGCGAAAACTGTGGAGCTTTTACGAACAGCTAGTTAGCAGGCTCTAAGGCTTCGCGTAAGTTCATGCCTCTATCTAGCCTCAACCCTGAATAACGGTCAAGTCTGGCCCTGCGGCGCGTGGCCCAGGTGCTCTCGGCCCAGCGCCGCGGCGGCGACCGCTACTTCCGCTGGGGCGGCGACGAGTTCGCGGCCCTCCTGCCCCACACGCCCCGCGAGGGGGCGGTGGGCGCGGCCGAGCGCCTGGCCCGCCACGTCGAGGCGATCGACCTCGAGGGCCGCCTCCTGGGGGTCAACGTGGGGGTGGCCGCCTTCCCCGAGGACGGCACCGACGAGGACGTCCTGCTCAGCACCGCCGACCACCGCATGTACCGGGCCAAGACCCACGGGGTCGCGGTCTGGGCACAATGATTGTGGACCAGAACCTCTCGAAGCGCAGGGGCTGGGGGAGATGACCCCCTCGGCCGTCCGCAGGGGAACGGCCAGAAAACTACGGTCGGAAACGGCGGGTTGCGCCTGCGCCTACAGGGGCCTTTGTTCGGGCACCCCGTTTATACCGCCGGGGGGTATGGCCGCCAACGCGGTAGGGGCGCGACCGGGGCGCCTCGAGCGGAAAAACCCTCACGCATTCGGCGTGATCATCCCGTCGCACAAGCGTCATACCTCTTGGAAATATCCCGGGCCGGGCCCCGTGAAAAATCTCACTCCGCGGTGCCCTTGCCTTTTTCCTTCTAGACCCCTACGATGTAGACTCGAGAACCCCAAACATACCCGATATCGGTATACGCGCCGGTACGGGCAGCCCCAGCGCAGGAGGTGTGGACATGCAGGACGAGAAGCATGACCTACTGGCCCGGATCAACCGCAGGGAATTCCTCAGGAAGACCGGAATCGCCGCCGCGAGCCTGAGCACGGTCCCCGGCCTGGCGGGCCTCGCCGCCGCCCAGCAGAACCCCACCGCCGACGCCCTGGTGGCGGGCAAGGACCCCGGCCTGATCGTGCGCAACACCAACCCGGTCGAGCTCGAGACCCCCGTCGCCCTGCTGCGCGAGCACCGCTACACGCCCAAGAACATCATGTACATCCGCAACAACCAGGGGGTGCCCCCGGGCATGCAGCTCACCACCGAGCCCCCCAGGGCCGAAGAGTGGACGGTGGAGGTGGTGGGCCTGGTGGACAAGCCCCTCACCCTGCGCCTCTCCGAGCTCAAGGGGCTGCCCGCCACCGAGCTCGAGATGGTGCTGCAGTGCTCGGGCAACGGCCGCAGCTTCTTCTCCCGGTACGCCCGCGCCAGCGGGGCCCAGTGGGAGCGGGGCTCGCTGGCCAACGTGCGCTGGAAAGGGGTGAAGCTCTCGGCGGTGCTGGAGGGCGCCGGGGTCAAGCCCGAGGCCCTCTTCCTCACCGCCGAGGGGGCCGACCAGCCCGCCAACCCCCAGGCCCCCGACATCGAGCGCAGCGTCCCCCTGCGCGACGTGCTCGCCAGCGCCCTGCTGGCCTACGAGATGAACGGCGAGCCGCTGCCCACCGTGCACGGGGGGCCGCTGCGGCTGATCGTGCCGGGCTACTACGGCATCAACAACATCAAGTGGGTCAACCGGCTGCGCCTCGAGGCCGCCGCCTCGACCAACAACACCATGATCCCGCGCTACCGGGTGCCCTTAGCCCCCGTCCCCGTGGGCAGCGCCTTCACCTTCACCCTCGACAACAGCCGCCCCAACTGGCGGCAGAACGTCAAGGCCGTCATCCTCAGCCCCGCCGAGGGCCAGAGCGTCAGCGGCATCATCGAGGTGCGGGGCGTGGCCTGGAACGACGGCTCGGCGCCGATCACGGGGGTCGAGGTCTCCACCAACCAGGGCCGTAGCTGGCAGTCGGCCAGCCTCGAGAAGCCCTCCTCGCCCTACGGCTGGTACCCCTGGCGCGTCCGGGTGATGGTGGCGACGGGCGACACCGAGGTCTGGGCCCGCGCCACCGACGCCCTGGGGCGCAGCCAGCCCGTCGACGGGGCGATCCTGTGGAACCCCAACGGCTACGAGTGGAATGCGGTGGACAAGGTCAAGATCAAGGTGGGCTGAGGGCTTTGGCTATGGGTTCTTCACGCGTGAAGTGGCTCGCGGCCGCGGCCGGGGCGGCCCTCGCCCTGGCCTGGGTGATGGCCCAGGGGCTGCCGCAGGGCGAGGGCAAGGCGTTGGTGGAGCAGCGCTGCAGCGTCTGCCACGGGTTGGAGGTCATCACCAGCAACCGCCTCAGCGCCGCCGAGTGGGACGCGGTGGTGGGCAGCATGATCGGCAACGGGGCCCGGCTCGACGACGCCGAGCGCAAGGTGGTCGTGGCGTACCTGGCGACCCACTTCGGCAAGGAGGCCGCGCAGGCCGCCCCGGCCCCCGCCGACGAGGGGGTTAAGGTGTACGCGGCGTGCCAGGGCTGCCACCAGGCCAACGGGGCCGGGGTCCCGGGGGCCTTCCCGCCCCTGGCCCGGCACGTCCCCGCCATCCTGGCGGCCCCCGGCGGGCGGGCGTATCTGCCGCTGGTGGTGCTGGGCGGCCTGCAGGGCCCGATCGAGGTCGAGGGCGTCGCCTACAACACCCCCATGCCCGCCTTCGCCTCGCTCAGCGACGCGCAGGTGGCGGCGGTGCTCAACCACGTGGCCTCGAGCTGGGGCAACGCCGCGCTGCTCAAGGACTTCAAGCCCTACACCGCTGAGGAGGTCCGGGCCCTGCGCCGGCCCCTCACCCCGCAGCAGGTCTACGCACAGCGGGCCAAGCTGGGGCTGAAGTAGCATGGGACGGGTCCTTTCGCTGCACGTGGGCGAGCGGCCGGGGCTGCCCAAGGCCGGGGTGGGGGAGCTGCGGCTGGTCGCCGGCTACGGCGCCGTGGGCGACCGGCACGCCGGCGGCGACCCGAGGCGGGCGGTGCTGGTGGCAGGGGTTGGGAGCTACCGCCGCGCCCTGGAGGCCGGGGTCGCGCTGCCCTACGGCGCTTTGGGGGAGAACCTGCTGCTCGACCTCGACCCCCACGCCTGGGTGGGGCGGCGGCTCGAGGCGGGCGGGGCGCTTTTGGAGCTGGTCGCCGTCTGCCCGGTCTGTGCCGCGCTCACCCGCCTGGACCCCCGCCTCCCCCGGCTGCTGTACCGGGGGCGGGGGGTGTACGCGCGGGTGCTGCGCGGGGGGGTCGTGCGCCCGGACGACCCGGTCGAGGTGCAGGCCCTCGAGGACGACCTGGCGTTGGCTGGGCGAACGAACTGACCGAATCGGGTATCAGCCGTGCAAGAACCTGGGCAGGCTCTGCCACAGGATGAAGGCCCCCATCAGCACCAGAAAGCCCGCGAAGCCGCGCCGCAGGCCGAGCTGGGGGATGCCCGCGGCGATGCGCCCGCCCAGGAAGCTCCCCGCGACCCCCAAGGCCGCGAAGAGCAGCACGACGTCCCAGTGGACGCTGTAGCCCTGCGCGGGCAGCAGGTGCAGGTACTTGTAGAAGCCCACCCCCGACTTCAGCGCGACGACGAGCAGGCTGGTGCCCACCGCCAGGTGCATGGGCAGGCCCCCCAAGAGCACCAGCGCCGGCACGATCAGGAAGCCCCCGCCCACCCCGACCAGCCCGGTGAGGACGCCCACGCCCAGGCCCTCGAGCACGATCTTGAGGGGGGAGCGCTCGCGGGGGCGGGGCTGCCCGGGGAGCTTCTGCGGGCGGAACATGAAGTAGGCGGCCAGCAGCATCACCAGCGCGAAGAGCCCGAGCTGCCACACGCCGGGCACCCACTGGGAGAAGTAGGCCCCCAGGTAGGTCCCGGCCATCCCCGGCAGGCCGAACCAGACCACGCTGGCCCAGTCGATCTGGCGCCGCAGGCCGTAGGGGAGGGCCCCCACCAGGGCGATGAGGCCCACCACGGCCAGCGACTCCGCGACGGCCAGCTTCTCGGGCTCGCCCACCAGATAGACCAGGATGGGCACGGTGAGGATGGAGCCCCCCGAGCCCAGCATCCCCAGGGCGATCCCGACCAGCACCGCGCCGGCCCAGGCTAGGAGCATGCGGCCTCCGCGGGCGCAAGGCGCCCCGCCAGGGGGTAGCCGTGCCGGGCGTAGCCCTGGATGCCCCCCAGCAGCCGGCCCACCTCCGCGAAGCCCTCGTAGCCCAGCACCTCGGCGGCGAGCGCGGCGCGGCTGCCGGAGGCGCAGACCGTCACGACGGGGCCCCGGATCTCGCCGAGGCGCCCCAGCAGCTCCCCCAGCGGGACGTTGAGCGAGCCGGGCACGTGCCCCTGGGCGTACTCCTGTGGCTCGCGCACGTCCAGAAGGGTCGCCCCGCGGCGCGTCCAGAGCGAGAGTTCGTTGGGGAAGA of Meiothermus sp. contains these proteins:
- a CDS encoding GGDEF domain-containing protein, producing MAQVLSAQRRGGDRYFRWGGDEFAALLPHTPREGAVGAAERLARHVEAIDLEGRLLGVNVGVAAFPEDGTDEDVLLSTADHRMYRAKTHGVAVWAQ
- a CDS encoding rhodanese-like domain-containing protein, coding for MTRAMYQDVFPNELSLWTRRGATLLDVREPQEYAQGHVPGSLNVPLGELLGRLGEIRGPVVTVCASGSRAALAAEVLGYEGFAEVGRLLGGIQGYARHGYPLAGRLAPAEAACS
- a CDS encoding sulfite exporter TauE/SafE family protein, encoding MLLAWAGAVLVGIALGMLGSGGSILTVPILVYLVGEPEKLAVAESLAVVGLIALVGALPYGLRRQIDWASVVWFGLPGMAGTYLGAYFSQWVPGVWQLGLFALVMLLAAYFMFRPQKLPGQPRPRERSPLKIVLEGLGVGVLTGLVGVGGGFLIVPALVLLGGLPMHLAVGTSLLVVALKSGVGFYKYLHLLPAQGYSVHWDVVLLFAALGVAGSFLGGRIAAGIPQLGLRRGFAGFLVLMGAFILWQSLPRFLHG
- a CDS encoding MOSC domain-containing protein, whose translation is MGRVLSLHVGERPGLPKAGVGELRLVAGYGAVGDRHAGGDPRRAVLVAGVGSYRRALEAGVALPYGALGENLLLDLDPHAWVGRRLEAGGALLELVAVCPVCAALTRLDPRLPRLLYRGRGVYARVLRGGVVRPDDPVEVQALEDDLALAGRTN
- a CDS encoding c-type cytochrome, which encodes MKWLAAAAGAALALAWVMAQGLPQGEGKALVEQRCSVCHGLEVITSNRLSAAEWDAVVGSMIGNGARLDDAERKVVVAYLATHFGKEAAQAAPAPADEGVKVYAACQGCHQANGAGVPGAFPPLARHVPAILAAPGGRAYLPLVVLGGLQGPIEVEGVAYNTPMPAFASLSDAQVAAVLNHVASSWGNAALLKDFKPYTAEEVRALRRPLTPQQVYAQRAKLGLK
- a CDS encoding IS5 family transposase; translation: MNRRAYPSDVRDEEWALVLPYLTLAPLEAPQRKYDLREVFNALRWMVRTGAQWDYLPHDFPPPHIVQAQAYRWMNRGVFEDLVHDLRMTLRMLQGKAAHPSAAIYDARTLQSTPQSGERAGYDGYKRRKGSKVHLAVDTLGHLLALVVTAASEQERAQVGALSQQVQEVTGEQVEVAFVDQGYTGEEAAQAAEAEGIALCVVKVEGAKRGFVLLPKRWVVERSFAWTSRFRRLARDYERLAETLRGWHWLAFSILMTAKTVELLRTAS
- a CDS encoding sulfite oxidase, translated to MQDEKHDLLARINRREFLRKTGIAAASLSTVPGLAGLAAAQQNPTADALVAGKDPGLIVRNTNPVELETPVALLREHRYTPKNIMYIRNNQGVPPGMQLTTEPPRAEEWTVEVVGLVDKPLTLRLSELKGLPATELEMVLQCSGNGRSFFSRYARASGAQWERGSLANVRWKGVKLSAVLEGAGVKPEALFLTAEGADQPANPQAPDIERSVPLRDVLASALLAYEMNGEPLPTVHGGPLRLIVPGYYGINNIKWVNRLRLEAAASTNNTMIPRYRVPLAPVPVGSAFTFTLDNSRPNWRQNVKAVILSPAEGQSVSGIIEVRGVAWNDGSAPITGVEVSTNQGRSWQSASLEKPSSPYGWYPWRVRVMVATGDTEVWARATDALGRSQPVDGAILWNPNGYEWNAVDKVKIKVG